Genomic window (Romeriopsis navalis LEGE 11480):
AGCAAAGTTTAGGTGGTGCCAAAAGCAAAAAAATGCTACTCTTCACAATTGCCTTTTCATAATGCCAATAGGCTTTAAAAGTTGCATAGAGACGAGAGGCCTCTGTATAGGATTGATACTCATCCCGATTCACAGGTGAAGGATAATGATGCACGTATAGGTCTTCACTATATTGAATGCGATATCCGCAAGAAATCGCGTGTCGTGCAACATCAATCTCATCGCTCCCATAGCGCAACTTTTCATCAAACTTAATCGATTCAAATAATGCAGCTGGAAAAAATGTTGAGTTAATTACGAGCGCATGATAGTCACCCAACGGTAAAACATGCTGAAAACCCCAGAAATCAGGATTATGAGGGGTAACTTTACACACAGGTTCCGATCGATGATTCAGCTCATAGCCAGTGACGATCGTCCGCTCTGGCAAAGACGCTAAAACTGATACCGCCCGCGCAAAGAAATCCGGCTCCACACAGACATCATCATCAATAAACAACACATAATCCTGAGTCACAGCCCGTAAACAAGCATTCCGGTTTGCCCCTAAGCCTTGACTCGGTCCGCGCTGATAAATTACACCGGGATACCGCGCAACCACCGCTTGAGCCGGTTGAGCATCAGCACTATCATCACTGACAATCACTTCATTCGGTCGCGGGTGAGCCGCATAAACACTGCTAAGACATTTATCCAAATCGACGGGACGATTATAAGTACAAATACAAAGACTAATACGCGGATTCATAATTCATTAATTGACTCATTACAACTTCGATCACTCCAATATCAAGCCCACCAATACTTCCACCAACGTAACGCTGACTTAAGTCGAGCAAGTATTCTTGGCTCCCAAGGATTTGCCAACTCCAACCACATCAGACGGCCAATATTAGTTTTATCTCCCAACAAACATTGCATTCGGCAATATGGCAAATGATCATTTAAGCTCACTTGCACCGATCGCCCCTGCTCCCGCAGCACTTGATTAACCATTGCCATGCGTGTTTCATAATAGGCCTTTTCCCGTGCTTGAATCTGGGCATCATGACTCCAGTTATTCGCATTATGTATCCGAAACAACGATAGGGGCGTCTCAATTCCAATCACCGCCCCAAAAAACGGGGCCAAATCAGCCAGATATGTATCAGCACAAAGGCGATACGGCACTTCCGGAATTGGCAACACCTGCGCCATAAAGTCCCGCGTAAAACTCAAACCAGTTGATGGTGGAAACGGCCACCAGCCGCCCATCGTGATCACTTGGTTTTGAACATCGGCTCGAATCACCGGATAAGGTGGCCAAGGTAAACCCTGGGACTGCCGATCGATGTCAATGTTTTGAACCCGATGATAAATCACCGATGCGGCTTCTGACTGCGCAAAGGCATTCACCACCGATTGAACCTTATCCGGCAACCAAATATCATCGGCATCCAGGATACAAATAATCTCGCCTCGGCTCGCCCGAAATCCAGCATTAAAAGCCGAAGCCTGACCACCATTGTCTTTGAAAATTGCTTTCACTTGCGGCTCATACTGACGGATCACCGCAGGAGAATCATCCGTCGAACCGTCATCCACAACAATAATTTCTAAATGTGGATACGACTGCTGTAAAGCACTTTGAATTGCCTGCTCAATAAATTGGGCGTAGTTATAGTTATTAATTAAAACAGTAACTAACCAATCGTTCATAACCTAAAAACACCCCAGACTTGCGATAATCGAAATAGGCAAAGCGATGTTAAACCTCAATTTTTGGAGCCATAGGATGCATATTAAGACTCGTTAGGCTTCTGGCATATCTTGTAAGGAGTGAACGGCATCGCTCAAGACAGGCAAACTCAGACACTGCTCAAACATATCCACATACTGGTCAGTCAGGACATCCCAGCTAAATTTCTGATAGGCATATTGATGACGTTGCTGCTTTTGATCGAGGGTATCTTGTACTGGCAATAATTGCGCAAT
Coding sequences:
- a CDS encoding glycosyltransferase family 2 protein; translation: MNPRISLCICTYNRPVDLDKCLSSVYAAHPRPNEVIVSDDSADAQPAQAVVARYPGVIYQRGPSQGLGANRNACLRAVTQDYVLFIDDDVCVEPDFFARAVSVLASLPERTIVTGYELNHRSEPVCKVTPHNPDFWGFQHVLPLGDYHALVINSTFFPAALFESIKFDEKLRYGSDEIDVARHAISCGYRIQYSEDLYVHHYPSPVNRDEYQSYTEASRLYATFKAYWHYEKAIVKSSIFLLLAPPKLCLALVRRTGFRGCYAAFKSTSLALRYIMTP
- a CDS encoding glycosyltransferase family 2 protein yields the protein MNDWLVTVLINNYNYAQFIEQAIQSALQQSYPHLEIIVVDDGSTDDSPAVIRQYEPQVKAIFKDNGGQASAFNAGFRASRGEIICILDADDIWLPDKVQSVVNAFAQSEAASVIYHRVQNIDIDRQSQGLPWPPYPVIRADVQNQVITMGGWWPFPPSTGLSFTRDFMAQVLPIPEVPYRLCADTYLADLAPFFGAVIGIETPLSLFRIHNANNWSHDAQIQAREKAYYETRMAMVNQVLREQGRSVQVSLNDHLPYCRMQCLLGDKTNIGRLMWLELANPWEPRILARLKSALRWWKYWWA